The following coding sequences lie in one Rhodohalobacter barkolensis genomic window:
- a CDS encoding vWA domain-containing protein, translating into MHFKYSEWSDRFNQSNQAPFDTLFNLFQELLSIAGGDVSQALKWLNQLDEEYNITDQFDDGYGLGDFIEELKERGYIRFDEEESVMVPTSKTDRSIRRKALDEIFNQLKKGGEGGHKTAHTGRGLERQPETRSWQHGDDTSHIDGTQTLINALKHTSLDQFSLREDDIEVYNTDHYTSAATVLLIDLSHSMILYGEDRITPAKKVAMALSELIMNSYEKDSLDIVAFGNKAWQIEIKDLPYLKVGPYHTNTLQALQMARHILQRKKFANKQIFMITDGKPSCMVENGKFYKNSFGLDRKIVNKVLDEAVKCKRDQISITTFMIARDPYLQNFVRELTQANHGRAYYSSLDKLGGYIFEDYIRNRRKNVK; encoded by the coding sequence ATGCATTTTAAATATTCAGAATGGTCTGATCGGTTCAACCAAAGTAATCAGGCTCCGTTTGATACGCTATTTAACCTATTCCAGGAACTCTTATCCATTGCGGGTGGCGATGTTTCTCAAGCGCTGAAGTGGTTAAATCAGCTGGATGAAGAGTATAATATCACAGATCAGTTTGATGACGGCTACGGTTTGGGAGATTTTATTGAAGAATTGAAAGAACGCGGATATATCCGGTTTGATGAAGAGGAGTCCGTAATGGTGCCCACTTCCAAAACAGACCGCAGTATTCGAAGAAAAGCACTGGACGAAATATTCAATCAACTGAAAAAAGGTGGGGAGGGCGGTCATAAAACTGCCCATACCGGGCGGGGCTTGGAACGACAACCTGAAACCCGTTCATGGCAGCATGGTGACGACACTTCTCACATCGACGGTACTCAAACCTTAATCAATGCTTTAAAGCATACCTCTCTCGATCAGTTTAGCCTCAGAGAAGACGATATTGAGGTCTACAACACCGATCACTACACATCTGCAGCTACGGTACTCCTGATAGATTTGAGTCACTCTATGATCCTTTACGGAGAAGACCGGATTACACCGGCAAAGAAAGTAGCCATGGCACTTTCAGAATTGATCATGAACAGCTATGAGAAAGATTCGCTGGATATCGTTGCTTTCGGAAATAAAGCCTGGCAAATAGAAATTAAAGACCTGCCATATCTTAAAGTTGGCCCATATCACACCAATACACTTCAAGCCTTGCAAATGGCTCGGCACATTCTTCAAAGGAAAAAGTTTGCCAACAAGCAGATCTTTATGATTACGGATGGTAAACCATCATGTATGGTGGAGAATGGTAAATTTTATAAAAACAGTTTTGGACTGGATCGGAAAATTGTGAATAAAGTTTTGGATGAGGCCGTCAAATGTAAGCGTGATCAGATCTCTATCACAACATTCATGATTGCCCGGGATCCATACCTTCAAAATTTCGTCCGCGAACTTACCCAGGCCAATCATGGACGTGCATACTACTCCTCTCTTGATAAACTGGGCGGGTATATATTTGAGGATTATATCCGTAACCGCAGAAAAAATGTGAAATAA
- a CDS encoding ribonuclease HII: protein MKEMYQYENNLWRDGFQRVMGLDEVGRGCLCGPVVAAGVIIKPDSKLDPGITDSKKLSDLKRRSLVDEIQSKSLFWTIQYCSPGEIDQLNILKASILAMMKCSEQKGADPDFLLVDGNRFTDTLIPYQCVVKGDDNSVSIAAASILAKVFRDDLMIRLHQEYPYYGWESNVGYPTAAHYDGLKKFGYTKHHRKSFKLRTDKAFIKPDNLSVNTE from the coding sequence ATGAAGGAGATGTACCAATACGAAAATAATCTATGGCGAGATGGCTTTCAAAGAGTGATGGGGCTTGATGAAGTTGGGCGGGGATGTTTGTGCGGCCCGGTTGTTGCTGCCGGCGTCATAATAAAACCGGATTCAAAGCTCGACCCCGGTATCACAGACAGTAAAAAACTCTCCGATCTAAAAAGAAGAAGTCTGGTCGATGAAATTCAATCAAAATCCCTTTTTTGGACGATACAGTACTGCTCACCCGGTGAGATTGATCAACTGAATATATTAAAAGCGTCAATCCTGGCAATGATGAAATGTTCGGAACAGAAGGGAGCGGATCCGGACTTTTTATTGGTTGACGGGAATCGATTTACCGACACGCTTATACCGTATCAGTGCGTAGTGAAGGGAGACGATAATTCGGTATCCATAGCTGCCGCATCCATTCTGGCAAAGGTATTCAGGGATGATCTTATGATCAGGCTGCATCAAGAGTACCCTTATTATGGTTGGGAAAGTAATGTTGGTTATCCTACAGCTGCACATTACGATGGATTAAAAAAATTCGGCTATACAAAACATCACAGGAAATCCTTTAAACTCAGAACTGATAAAGCGTTTATCAAGCCGGATAATTTATCTGTAAATACTGAATGA
- the rodA gene encoding rod shape-determining protein RodA: MHNSNEFNWPVLFAWLALALFGLTAIYSATQGEVAQFLPEYIQNNFARQSVWIGLSLFVLIAVQFTSPRTFQGVAYLFYGVTIILAIVTVFAGIEVGGSRSWLSIFGLRLQVSEFLKLATILAVANYLTHKRDMTANNVKTALTTILFILVPAIIVILQNDTGTALVMLALIPVVLFWSGLPYGLSLIMISPAIIGYFSVIGLPFGIAAAIIIAVTVLFLQKSRWYSLSALVLGLVVIVGTEVGLQHILQPHQRARVEAFVNPSLDPQGAGWNVLQATTAIGSGGVTGKGFMEGTQTQLRFLPEQWTDFIYCVIGEEFGFVGSSFLFILYTFLFLRLMTMASTHKHPFAQLVIISITFIYFTHFVVNMGSATGVLPIMGVPLPFVSYGGSAFLANTLMLAVCLNLDLNKRSFSIYR; encoded by the coding sequence ATGCACAACTCTAACGAATTTAACTGGCCCGTTCTGTTTGCATGGTTAGCATTGGCCCTGTTTGGGTTAACGGCAATCTACAGTGCTACTCAGGGCGAAGTTGCTCAATTTTTACCCGAATACATTCAGAATAATTTTGCGCGTCAAAGCGTCTGGATTGGACTCTCGTTGTTCGTCCTAATTGCCGTTCAGTTTACATCTCCGAGAACATTTCAAGGGGTTGCTTATCTCTTTTATGGGGTGACCATCATCTTAGCCATTGTTACTGTTTTTGCAGGAATTGAAGTTGGGGGGAGTCGAAGCTGGCTCTCAATTTTCGGGTTACGCCTACAGGTCAGTGAGTTTTTAAAACTTGCCACTATATTAGCTGTTGCAAACTATTTGACTCATAAAAGAGACATGACTGCTAATAATGTCAAAACTGCACTCACTACAATCTTATTCATTCTTGTTCCGGCAATCATCGTCATACTCCAAAATGATACCGGTACTGCATTGGTAATGCTCGCACTAATTCCAGTAGTTCTATTCTGGTCAGGCTTACCATACGGACTATCGCTAATTATGATTTCACCGGCAATCATTGGGTATTTCTCAGTCATTGGTCTCCCCTTTGGAATTGCTGCAGCAATCATCATCGCTGTTACCGTTCTGTTTCTGCAAAAAAGCAGATGGTATAGTCTTTCAGCCCTGGTTCTTGGGCTTGTTGTTATTGTGGGGACAGAAGTTGGACTTCAGCATATTTTACAACCTCATCAGCGAGCCAGGGTTGAAGCTTTCGTAAATCCATCTCTTGATCCTCAGGGAGCCGGATGGAACGTCTTACAGGCAACAACGGCAATCGGTTCCGGAGGTGTAACGGGTAAGGGATTTATGGAAGGAACCCAGACTCAGCTTCGATTTTTACCTGAACAGTGGACAGACTTTATCTACTGCGTTATTGGAGAGGAATTTGGATTTGTCGGGTCCAGCTTCCTGTTTATACTCTATACATTTCTTTTTCTGCGATTAATGACCATGGCAAGCACTCATAAACACCCGTTTGCTCAGTTGGTAATCATATCCATCACCTTCATATACTTTACCCACTTTGTTGTCAATATGGGAAGTGCAACAGGTGTTCTGCCTATCATGGGGGTACCACTTCCGTTTGTCAGTTATGGCGGATCTGCTTTTTTAGCCAATACTTTGATGCTGGCTGTTTGCCTCAATCTTGATCTTAACAAACGATCATTCAGTATTTACAGATAA
- the mrdA gene encoding penicillin-binding protein 2: MGRRRKPEQVKASIRILQGVIIIGLLVLFIRIFQLQILDHEKYSPLSMQNSLRMEMVHPARGLILDRNGTILVDNQPIYSITITPANFDMGKIPLLSDMLGLDEQVILERIQIAQQYSWQRTSRLFTEVPFEVFSIIQENLWQLPGIGHQVDSKRNFHPDLKASHIFGYLREASREEYEQSDYIRLGDKIGKSGIEMVYEDHLRGELGNEYIKVNAYGQALGSFNNGELDSPPQEGGNLITTIDTELQILAEQLMENKTGALVAMDPQTGAILSMVSSPQYDVSRLAGRMDMDYWRSINTDPKTPLFNRAISARQPPGSTFKPFMALVGLHMGLFNERTVLTSPGYYRRGRNYGDLADPGDYDIEKSIAESSNYFFYWMMDRVASNGQLNTWSNLIQDFGIGPLNGIDLPSERTGIVPDSTYLNQTFGVRRWSIGDIINLGIGQGLVSASPLQMAVAVSSIANGGYRVQPHIVNRIQYSENDVRYTDPEKNKIDWLREDHLNIVKKGMRRVITEGGGRFYTNIPDIEVAGKTGTAQNPHGANHGWFISFAPMDDPKIAIAVLTENSGFGSISAAPVAGLLIEKYINGEISPQRNWILDYVLNFQPRTEQPVEEVEEDAQL; this comes from the coding sequence ATGGGAAGAAGAAGAAAACCGGAGCAGGTTAAAGCTTCCATTCGCATTTTGCAAGGTGTGATAATCATAGGATTACTTGTTCTCTTTATACGCATTTTTCAGCTTCAGATCTTGGATCACGAAAAATACTCACCTCTCAGTATGCAGAACTCACTCCGAATGGAGATGGTTCACCCTGCCCGAGGACTAATCCTAGATCGAAATGGAACCATTTTGGTTGATAATCAGCCGATTTACTCTATAACCATCACCCCCGCAAATTTTGATATGGGGAAAATTCCGTTACTGTCGGATATGCTTGGTTTGGATGAGCAAGTTATCCTTGAAAGAATTCAAATAGCTCAACAATACTCCTGGCAGCGTACATCCCGTTTATTTACAGAAGTACCTTTCGAAGTCTTTTCCATTATTCAGGAAAATTTATGGCAGCTTCCGGGTATTGGTCATCAGGTAGACAGTAAACGAAATTTTCATCCCGACCTGAAAGCGTCTCATATTTTTGGCTATCTGAGAGAAGCTTCAAGAGAAGAGTATGAGCAGTCAGACTATATTCGACTGGGTGATAAAATTGGCAAGAGCGGTATTGAAATGGTTTATGAAGACCATTTGCGCGGGGAGTTGGGTAATGAGTATATCAAGGTGAACGCTTATGGACAAGCTTTAGGCTCTTTCAACAATGGTGAGTTGGATTCTCCCCCACAGGAAGGAGGCAACTTAATCACAACCATAGATACTGAGTTACAGATATTGGCCGAGCAGTTGATGGAAAATAAAACAGGCGCACTGGTTGCTATGGATCCACAAACCGGAGCTATTTTAAGTATGGTAAGTTCGCCTCAGTATGATGTATCGCGATTAGCCGGTCGCATGGATATGGATTACTGGAGAAGCATCAACACAGACCCAAAAACTCCACTATTTAACAGAGCCATTTCCGCTCGCCAACCCCCCGGCTCGACATTTAAACCGTTCATGGCTTTGGTTGGCCTGCATATGGGATTATTTAATGAACGTACGGTACTCACAAGTCCGGGCTACTATAGGAGAGGGCGAAATTATGGAGATCTCGCAGACCCAGGTGATTACGACATTGAAAAATCTATTGCTGAATCGAGTAATTACTTTTTTTACTGGATGATGGATAGAGTTGCCTCTAACGGACAGTTAAATACCTGGTCAAATTTAATTCAAGATTTTGGCATTGGTCCTCTGAACGGAATTGATTTACCCTCTGAAAGAACCGGTATTGTACCCGACAGTACGTATCTGAATCAAACTTTTGGAGTTCGCAGGTGGAGTATCGGTGATATTATCAATCTTGGGATCGGACAGGGTTTGGTTTCTGCATCTCCTCTTCAAATGGCCGTTGCTGTTTCCAGTATCGCAAATGGCGGTTACCGGGTACAACCCCATATCGTAAATCGAATTCAGTACAGTGAGAATGACGTCCGATATACTGACCCGGAGAAAAATAAAATTGATTGGCTCAGAGAAGACCATCTTAATATTGTAAAAAAGGGGATGCGTAGAGTGATTACAGAAGGAGGCGGTCGCTTTTACACAAATATCCCTGACATTGAAGTAGCCGGGAAAACCGGAACTGCACAAAATCCACATGGAGCTAATCACGGCTGGTTCATCTCTTTTGCTCCAATGGATGATCCAAAAATTGCCATCGCTGTTTTGACAGAAAATTCAGGTTTTGGATCCATATCCGCCGCACCTGTTGCCGGGCTGTTAATTGAGAAGTACATCAATGGAGAAATCAGCCCCCAAAGAAACTGGATTCTCGATTACGTACTGAATTTCCAACCCAGAACTGAACAACCGGTTGAGGAGGTAGAGGAAGATGCACAACTCTAA
- the mreC gene encoding rod shape-determining protein MreC codes for MRRLADAKDYIITAIILLVAIGLMVSRHDGGLQNARKISITVLSYLEQPLSNIRIYRQALTTNTYLQRQNILMQDELSRLRSVEQQNRILRDLLNLREESEHPLISVKVVAKELTGLNNSLTINAGSDDGAEQGMPLINSDGLIGHISFTAGKYSQVLPYSNSLFRVSARIQSSRAYGIVSWSGRSDYELVLQYVPQTIPVEIGQIVETSGASNQFPPGIPIGEITEVEPGRGVETQTIYVRAFADLFTLSEAFIVTFEPDSTINELLNQQEELF; via the coding sequence ATGCGACGCTTAGCTGATGCAAAAGATTACATCATTACTGCTATCATTCTGCTTGTCGCAATCGGTCTGATGGTAAGCAGACATGACGGTGGCCTGCAAAACGCGCGTAAAATATCGATTACAGTATTAAGCTATCTCGAACAACCCCTGTCGAATATTCGAATTTACCGACAAGCGCTAACTACAAACACCTACCTCCAGCGACAAAATATTTTAATGCAGGATGAGCTGAGCCGTCTCCGTTCTGTAGAACAACAAAACAGAATTTTAAGGGATCTACTCAATCTACGAGAAGAGAGTGAGCATCCCCTCATTTCCGTAAAGGTTGTAGCAAAAGAGTTGACCGGATTGAATAACTCTCTGACTATCAACGCCGGATCTGATGATGGAGCCGAGCAGGGTATGCCACTCATCAATTCAGACGGACTGATTGGCCACATCAGTTTTACAGCTGGAAAGTATTCTCAAGTTCTGCCCTATTCGAATTCTCTTTTCAGAGTGAGTGCCCGAATACAAAGTTCACGAGCGTATGGAATTGTTTCGTGGTCCGGCCGATCGGATTATGAATTAGTTTTACAATATGTACCTCAAACTATTCCGGTAGAAATTGGTCAGATCGTGGAAACCTCCGGAGCAAGTAATCAATTTCCACCCGGTATACCAATAGGTGAAATTACAGAAGTAGAGCCCGGGCGCGGCGTAGAAACTCAAACTATTTATGTGAGAGCATTTGCAGATCTATTTACTCTTTCAGAAGCGTTTATCGTCACCTTTGAGCCGGATTCCACCATCAATGAACTTCTAAATCAACAAGAAGAATTGTTTTGA
- a CDS encoding rod shape-determining protein, protein MSDTYTPTKTKSKDSKNQTKKGLFDFLYTDIAIDLGTANTLIYARDQGIVLNEPSIVALNNQNEPVATGHEARLMHEKTHRNIRTVRPLRDGVIADFEVAEQMIRGMIKKVKMKWYSTTRQMVVCVPSGITEVERRAVRDSAEHAGAKEVYLVDEPMAAAIGIGLDVHEPVGNMIVDIGGGTTEIAVIALSGIVYAQSVRLGGDELNDDIISYFRRNHNLLIGERTAENIKCEIGSAAPLDEELEMITKGRDLVNGVPRTRQVTSKDVREAISESVNTIVEAITKSLEQTPPELSADILDRGIMLTGGGAMLKNLDKLIMETTDLPVHIAEDPLTAVVRGTGAILEDIDYYRTVIS, encoded by the coding sequence ATGTCGGATACCTATACCCCTACAAAGACAAAATCTAAAGATTCCAAAAATCAAACCAAGAAAGGACTTTTTGACTTTCTGTATACGGATATTGCAATTGACCTTGGTACGGCAAACACCCTGATCTACGCTCGCGACCAAGGGATTGTCTTAAATGAGCCATCCATTGTAGCGCTGAATAATCAAAATGAGCCGGTGGCAACAGGACATGAAGCACGTCTTATGCACGAAAAGACTCACCGAAATATCCGAACGGTTCGTCCTTTGCGAGATGGAGTTATTGCAGATTTTGAAGTTGCCGAACAGATGATCAGGGGTATGATCAAAAAAGTTAAAATGAAGTGGTACTCTACCACTCGTCAGATGGTTGTTTGTGTTCCCAGTGGAATTACTGAGGTAGAAAGAAGAGCTGTTCGCGACAGTGCCGAACACGCCGGGGCAAAGGAAGTTTATTTGGTTGATGAACCAATGGCAGCTGCAATCGGAATCGGTCTGGATGTACACGAACCTGTGGGAAATATGATTGTAGACATTGGTGGCGGTACTACAGAAATTGCTGTGATTGCACTTTCTGGGATTGTTTACGCACAGTCTGTCCGTTTAGGTGGAGATGAGCTGAACGATGACATTATCAGCTACTTTAGAAGAAATCACAACCTGTTAATTGGTGAGCGTACAGCAGAAAATATTAAGTGTGAAATCGGTTCTGCAGCTCCACTTGATGAAGAACTGGAAATGATCACCAAAGGCCGTGATCTTGTTAATGGCGTTCCCAGAACCCGGCAGGTAACATCAAAAGATGTTCGGGAAGCGATTTCTGAATCAGTAAACACAATTGTTGAAGCTATTACTAAATCATTAGAACAGACACCTCCTGAACTTTCAGCAGATATTCTTGACCGCGGCATTATGCTTACCGGTGGCGGAGCAATGCTCAAGAATCTGGATAAATTGATTATGGAGACAACCGATCTGCCTGTTCATATCGCTGAAGATCCACTCACAGCTGTTGTTCGAGGTACAGGAGCCATTCTTGAAGATATTGACTACTATCGAACTGTAATTTCTTAA
- the purH gene encoding bifunctional phosphoribosylaminoimidazolecarboxamide formyltransferase/IMP cyclohydrolase has protein sequence MALKPLSNLPTTPLKIKRALLSVSNKQGITDLANSLHANGVEIISTGGTAKVIRDAGIPVKDVSEITNFPECLDGRVKTLHPKIHGGILARTSHDPDNEELQKLDIDPIELVVVNLYPFKEAISKENITPATATENIDIGGPTMVRAAAKNFAHVCILTHPDQYSTFSDELESDQGISFKTRRQLARKAFEHTADYDTAISKYFTEIDELNLPDQLNVSLHKSSDLRYGENPHQQAAIYGEQNKFINCFHGKELSYNNYLDIDSALNLMSDFQHDDPTIAIFKHTVPCGVASDENLSNAYRKAFETDKMSPFGGIVIANRSIDLETAKAIDEIFTEIILAPSFDEDAKDLLAQKKNRRLVEILQFPSSNTELTFRSLFGGALVQQPDYETIQTDDLKSVTERNPSDKELADMLFAWKVVKHVKSNAIVYAKNRKTLGIGTGQTSRVDSSEIAVDKAQKEGLNLEESVIASDAFFPFADGVEAAAKAGATAVIQPGGSIRDEEVIQAANENNMSMIFTGKRHFKH, from the coding sequence GTGGCACTCAAACCCCTCTCCAATCTCCCGACAACACCTCTTAAAATTAAGCGCGCACTGCTCTCAGTTTCAAATAAGCAGGGCATTACCGATTTAGCAAATTCCCTACATGCAAATGGAGTTGAAATTATAAGTACAGGTGGCACCGCAAAAGTAATAAGGGATGCCGGTATTCCGGTTAAAGATGTGAGTGAAATCACCAACTTTCCAGAGTGTCTTGATGGCCGGGTGAAAACTCTGCATCCAAAAATTCATGGCGGTATTCTTGCCAGAACAAGTCATGATCCTGACAATGAAGAACTTCAAAAATTAGACATCGACCCCATTGAGCTCGTTGTAGTAAACCTCTACCCCTTCAAAGAAGCAATCAGTAAAGAGAATATCACTCCGGCAACAGCTACTGAAAATATTGATATTGGCGGGCCTACGATGGTAAGAGCTGCAGCTAAGAATTTTGCGCATGTTTGCATTTTAACCCATCCGGATCAATACAGTACATTTTCAGATGAACTGGAATCTGATCAGGGAATATCTTTTAAAACACGCCGACAGCTTGCAAGAAAAGCATTTGAACACACAGCTGATTATGATACTGCAATTTCTAAATATTTTACTGAGATTGATGAATTGAACCTTCCGGATCAGCTCAATGTGAGTCTTCATAAATCATCAGATTTGAGATATGGCGAAAACCCGCATCAGCAAGCTGCCATTTACGGTGAGCAAAATAAGTTCATTAATTGTTTTCACGGAAAGGAACTGAGTTACAACAATTATCTTGATATTGACAGTGCATTAAATCTGATGTCGGACTTTCAGCATGATGATCCGACCATTGCCATTTTTAAACATACGGTACCTTGCGGAGTTGCTTCGGATGAGAACCTCTCCAATGCATATCGAAAGGCCTTTGAAACAGATAAGATGTCGCCTTTTGGTGGAATTGTGATCGCTAACCGGTCAATTGATCTGGAAACTGCGAAAGCAATTGACGAAATATTCACAGAAATTATCCTTGCCCCCTCGTTTGATGAGGATGCTAAAGATCTTTTGGCTCAGAAAAAAAATCGAAGATTAGTGGAGATTCTTCAGTTTCCGTCTTCTAACACCGAGTTAACTTTCAGATCACTGTTTGGCGGAGCATTGGTACAACAACCGGATTACGAAACTATACAGACAGACGACCTGAAATCGGTAACTGAGCGTAATCCATCTGACAAGGAACTTGCAGATATGCTGTTCGCCTGGAAAGTTGTGAAGCACGTAAAATCAAACGCAATTGTTTACGCTAAAAACCGGAAAACTTTGGGGATAGGAACAGGTCAGACCAGCCGGGTCGACAGCTCTGAAATTGCGGTTGATAAAGCCCAAAAAGAGGGTTTGAACCTCGAAGAATCTGTGATTGCATCGGATGCATTTTTCCCATTTGCTGATGGAGTTGAAGCTGCTGCCAAAGCAGGTGCAACTGCAGTGATTCAGCCCGGAGGAAGTATTCGTGACGAAGAGGTGATTCAAGCTGCAAATGAAAATAACATGTCCATGATTTTTACCGGAAAACGGCACTTTAAGCATTGA
- the purN gene encoding phosphoribosylglycinamide formyltransferase — translation MKNLVVFASGSGSNFQAIIDSIKEGTLDAGIAGLITDRPGIGAIERANSESIPVYTIKYDTQSSYTEQLIHKLDEWKPDLIILAGYLKKIPVAITEKYPNQIINIHPSLLPKYGGKGFYGLNVHKAVVDASEKESGCTVHFVNEFYDQGDIIEQKKVPVSPDDTPESLARKVLKEEHKLLPKVIAEILNSN, via the coding sequence TTGAAAAATCTCGTCGTATTCGCATCCGGATCAGGAAGCAATTTTCAGGCAATCATAGATTCAATTAAGGAGGGCACTCTTGATGCCGGGATTGCCGGACTCATAACCGATCGACCGGGTATTGGCGCTATTGAAAGAGCAAATTCTGAATCCATTCCGGTATACACAATTAAGTATGACACTCAATCAAGTTATACTGAACAGTTGATTCATAAATTGGACGAGTGGAAACCTGATCTTATCATACTCGCCGGATATTTAAAGAAAATCCCTGTAGCGATCACAGAAAAGTATCCCAACCAGATAATCAATATACACCCCTCCCTTCTGCCTAAATATGGAGGAAAAGGGTTTTATGGATTAAATGTGCACAAGGCAGTTGTAGATGCCAGTGAAAAAGAATCCGGATGCACCGTTCATTTTGTGAATGAATTTTATGATCAGGGAGATATCATTGAACAAAAAAAAGTACCCGTTTCTCCCGATGATACTCCCGAAAGCCTGGCCCGAAAAGTTTTAAAAGAAGAACACAAACTTCTTCCCAAAGTAATTGCTGAAATTTTAAACTCTAACTGA
- a CDS encoding AI-2E family transporter — protein sequence MFKNLTFENIFKSIVGLAALAVVALIIFNFINLVAYAIIAMLLSYMLDPIVNRMQASGMNRTLAITVTLSSVILLLVWISTSVIPIVANQMAGLARQLTMDNMIFIANQIEMQLREYLDFIPPGYLRENIEILAEDFFNIGRFSDILSDLIGIFTNLFAAFLIIPFATFFFLKDGFKIRRDLLELVPNKYFESILTLIDKIETRLGYYFRSVVLQCTLVGIASWLALSFAGLNNAASVGIAIGISNSIPYFGPLIGYVLSIIISIIETGDFSLVLPSIFAVLFAQILDNVVLQPLIFSKSADMHPVAILFIIMIGAQTAGILGMLIAIPIATIIKITINQVIWSFNNYHIFRLNREAVEKPKVQDQLQE from the coding sequence ATGTTTAAAAATCTGACATTCGAAAATATCTTCAAATCTATTGTGGGACTCGCAGCATTGGCTGTTGTTGCACTCATCATTTTTAATTTCATTAACCTTGTGGCATATGCGATCATTGCAATGCTGCTCAGTTACATGCTCGACCCGATTGTAAATCGTATGCAGGCATCGGGGATGAATCGAACGTTAGCCATTACGGTAACACTCTCCTCCGTTATTTTACTCTTGGTCTGGATTTCCACAAGTGTTATTCCAATTGTTGCAAATCAAATGGCAGGGCTTGCCCGACAGCTTACAATGGATAACATGATCTTTATTGCAAATCAGATCGAAATGCAACTGCGCGAATATCTGGATTTTATCCCTCCCGGTTATTTAAGAGAAAATATTGAAATATTGGCTGAAGATTTCTTCAACATCGGACGCTTTTCAGATATTTTAAGTGATCTCATAGGTATTTTCACGAATCTCTTTGCCGCATTTTTAATCATTCCATTTGCAACATTTTTCTTTCTGAAAGATGGATTTAAGATTCGCCGTGATCTGCTTGAACTGGTTCCCAATAAGTATTTCGAATCAATTCTAACTCTGATCGATAAAATTGAAACCCGATTGGGATACTATTTCAGAAGCGTCGTTTTGCAGTGTACTTTGGTAGGGATTGCATCCTGGCTGGCTTTATCCTTTGCAGGCTTGAATAACGCCGCATCCGTTGGTATTGCCATCGGTATATCCAATTCTATCCCCTATTTCGGTCCACTGATCGGTTACGTGCTCTCAATTATCATTTCAATTATTGAAACCGGTGATTTTTCACTTGTTCTTCCCAGTATTTTTGCCGTGCTTTTTGCGCAGATATTAGACAATGTTGTTCTGCAACCTCTCATTTTCTCTAAGTCTGCAGATATGCACCCGGTAGCTATACTATTCATTATTATGATTGGTGCTCAAACAGCCGGAATTTTGGGAATGTTAATCGCTATTCCGATCGCGACAATTATAAAAATAACCATCAATCAGGTAATCTGGAGCTTTAATAATTACCATATCTTCCGTCTGAACAGAGAAGCCGTAGAAAAACCTAAAGTTCAGGATCAACTTCAGGAGTAA
- a CDS encoding regulatory protein RecX, producing MKNNRDKNRYDKPDISEKLPLKITSISPQKKRKDRFSLFHEDTFLVGVSSQTLIDHSLKKGVELTPFLFDQITQSEEYQKIKDTFYYYLSRRDHGSFELKQKGLKKGYPKDIIDDVIDELDQKGLLNDESFAKKFASDKADFKQWGPIKIKSALRKKGISKNIAEKAVQSITNDLDQQQICVDLLIKRKRHFLRESDPFKRKQKMYRYLAGKGFTGSFIKKAIDRIKNDFDV from the coding sequence ATGAAGAATAACCGGGACAAAAACAGATATGATAAACCGGATATTTCAGAAAAACTTCCTCTGAAAATCACCTCCATCTCTCCTCAAAAAAAGCGGAAAGATCGCTTTTCGCTTTTTCATGAGGATACATTCCTGGTTGGCGTTTCTTCTCAAACACTTATTGACCATTCACTAAAAAAAGGCGTTGAACTAACGCCTTTTTTATTTGATCAGATAACCCAATCAGAAGAGTATCAGAAAATTAAGGATACATTCTACTATTACCTCAGCCGCAGAGATCACGGTTCATTCGAGCTTAAGCAGAAGGGACTAAAAAAAGGCTACCCCAAAGATATAATCGATGATGTAATAGATGAGCTGGATCAAAAAGGTCTGCTGAATGATGAATCTTTTGCGAAAAAATTTGCCTCCGACAAGGCGGATTTCAAGCAGTGGGGGCCAATTAAAATTAAAAGTGCCCTCAGAAAAAAAGGAATCAGTAAAAATATTGCTGAAAAAGCTGTTCAAAGCATAACTAACGATTTGGACCAACAGCAGATTTGTGTAGATTTACTCATCAAAAGAAAACGGCACTTTTTGCGTGAGTCTGACCCTTTTAAAAGAAAACAAAAAATGTATCGCTATCTTGCAGGCAAAGGCTTTACCGGCTCATTTATAAAAAAAGCGATCGATAGGATTAAAAACGATTTCGATGTTTAA